One segment of Strix aluco isolate bStrAlu1 chromosome 4, bStrAlu1.hap1, whole genome shotgun sequence DNA contains the following:
- the FAT1 gene encoding protocadherin Fat 1 isoform X5, whose amino-acid sequence MGRYLTMLLLLMLLVQHFGNCEGNQRPHHAPPMQFTQVQYNATVYENSAAKTYVGHPVKMGIYVTNPLWDLRYKIISGDSENLFKAEEYVLGNFCFLRIRTKGGNTAILNREVKDHYMLTVKAVEKNSNAETRTKVRIQVLDTNDLRPLFSPTSYSVSLPENTAIRTSIARVSATDADIGTNGEFYYSFKERTDVFAIHPTSGVVVLTGRLDYSDTKRYEMEILAVDRGLKLYGSSGISSMAKLTVHVEQANEYAPVITAVTLTPSESDKDPTYAIVTVEDSDQSSNGEIASLNIVAGDPLQQFKTVRSVPGGKEYKIKAIGHIDWESHPFGYNLTLQAKDKGNPPQFSSVKVVHVTSPQFKSGPVRFEKEIYRAEISEFAPPNTPVIMVKALPSYPHLKYVFKNTPGKVKFNLNTHTGLITTLEPIKAQYASHFELEVVTSDRRASAKVLIKVLGMNSNPPEFTQTSYKASFDENVPVGTSIMRVSAKDPDEGENGYVTYSIANLNPLPFVINHFTGIISTSEDLDYELMPRVYNLRIRASDWGIPYRREVEVPVTIILNNLNDNIPLFEKINCEGTIPRDLGVGEQITTVSAIDADELQLVRYQIESGNELDLFSLNPNSGVLSLKQSLIDGLGAKMSFHSLKITATDGENFAKPLYINITVATSRKPVNLQCEETGVAKMLAEKLLQANKLHSRAEVEDVFFDTHSVNLHTPQFRSTLPSSIEIREDQPVGSSVILMNATDLDTGFNGKLVYVISGGNEDSSFIVDMERGVLKILSPLDREVKDKYTLNITVYDLGIPQKSAWHLLDITILDANDNPPEFLQDSYFVEVSENKEPNSEIIQIEATDNDLGANGEVKYSLLTDTDKFTINAVTGVVKVVGVLDREEQHVYFLKIEARDQPTEEPQLFSTVILKVSVEDVNDNPPKFIPSNYHVKIREDLPEGTIITWLEAYDPDLGQSSQVRYSLLDSGDGTFDVDKLSGAIRIVQRLDYEKKQLYNLTVRAKDKGKPISLSSTCYVEVEIVDVNENLHPPRFSIFADKGFIKEDAPVGSSVMTVSAYDEDAGRDGEIRYSIRDGSGIGVFRIDEEKGIIETADRLDRETTSHYWLTVYATDQGVVPLSSFIEIYIEVGDVNDNAPQTTEPVYYPEVMENSPKDVSVIQIEAFDPDSSSSEKLTYKITSGNPQGFFSINPKTDVEDCIFKLDCQF is encoded by the coding sequence ATGGGAAGATACTTGACTATGCTGTTGCTGCTGATGCTGCTGGTGCAGCATTTTGGAAACTGTGAAGGAAATCAAAGGCCACATCATGCTCCACCAATGCAATTTACACAAGTACAGTATAATGCCACTGTGTATGAGAATTCTGCAGCCAAGACTTATGTTGGGCATCCAGTGAAAATGGGCATTTACGTTACAAATCCATTATGGGACCTAAGatacaaaattatttctggtGACAGTGAGAACTTGTTCAAAGCTGAAGAATATGTTCTTGGAAACTTTTGCTTTCTGAGAATACGGACCAAGGGAGGAAACACAGCTATCCTTAACAGAGAGGTGAAAGACCATTATATGCTGACTGTTAAAGCagttgaaaaaaattcaaatgctGAAACACGCACGAAGGTGAGGATACAGGTACTGGATACAAATGACTTGCGGCCTTTGTTTTCTCCAACATCTTACAGTGTTTCTTTGCCTGAAAACACAGCAATAAGGACCAGCATTGCAAGGGTTAGTGCAACAGATGCAGATATAGGAACAAATGGAGAGTTCTACTATAGCTTTAAAGAAAGAACGGATGTGTTTGCTATACATCCAACTAGTGGAGTGGTAGTTCTAACTGGTAGACTTGACTACTCAGACACTAAGCGTTATGAGATGGAAATTCTTGCAGTGGACCGTGGGCTGAAGCTGTATGGTAGCAGTGGCATAAGCAGTATGGCAAAACTAACTGTTCATGTAGAGCAAGCAAACGAATATGCCCCTGTTATTACAGCTGTTACATTGACTCCATCAGAATCAGACAAAGATCCAACTTATGCAATTGTAACTGTAGAGGACAGTGATCAGAGTTCAAATGGGGAAATAGCATCATTGAATATTGTTGCAGGTGATCCACTTCAGCAGTTCAAAACAGTGAGGTCTGTTCCAGGAGGtaaagaatacaaaataaaagccATTGGTCACATCGACTGGGAGAGCCACCCTTTTGGATACAACCTTACCCTTCAAGCTAAAGATAAAGGAAATCCCCCacagttttcttctgtaaaagtTGTTCATGTGACATCACCACAATTTAAGTCTGGCCCTGTCAGATTCGAAAAAGAGATATATAGAGCTGAAATAAGTGAGTTTGCCCCTCCAAACACACCTGTGATAATGGTGAAGGCTCTGCCTAGTTACCCACATTTAAAATACGTATTTAAAAATACACCGGGCAAAGTAAAATTCAATTTAAACACTCACACTGGTCTTATTACCACTTTAGAACCCATAAAAGCACAATATGCATCCCATTTTGAACTTGAAGTTGTGACAAGTGACAGAAGAGCTTCTGCAAAAGTATTAATTAAGGTACTAGGCATGAACAGCAATCCTCCCGAATTTACTCAGACATCCTATAAAGCGTCCTTTGATGAGAATGTGCCAGTAGGTACTAGTATCATGAGAGTAAGTGCAAAAGACCCTGACGAAGGGGAGAATGGTTATGTGACCTATAGCATTGCAAACCTGAATCCTTTGCCATTTGTGATTAACCATTTCACTGGGATTATTAGTACCTCAGAAGACTTGGATTATGAATTGATGCCAAGAGTTTACAATTTAAGGATTCGAGCATCTGATTGGGGTATACCATATCGTCGAGAAGTTGAAGTTCCTGttactattattttaaataacctgAATGACAATATACCTCTGTTTGAGAAAATCAATTGTGAGGGAACAATTCCCAGAGATCTTGGAGTTGGAGAACAAATAACAACTGTATCTGCTATTGATGCTGATGAGCTCCAGTTGGTGAGATACCAAATTGAATCTGGAAATGAACTGGATTTATTTAGCCTAAATCCAAACTCTGGAGTACTTTCACTCAAACAGTCACTAATAGATGGCCTAGGTGCTAAAATGTCTTTTCACAGTTTGAAAATTACAGCTACAGATGGAGAAAACTTTGCAAAACCATTGTATATCAACATAACTGTAGCTACTAGTCGCAAACCGGTCAACTTGCAATGTGAAGAAACTGGTGTTGCCAAAATGCTCGCAGAGAAACTCTTACAAGCAAATAAATTGCACAGTCGTGCAGAAGTTGAGGATGTTTTCTTTGACACTCATTCTGTGAATCTGCATACACCTCAATTTAGAAGTACTCTCCCCAGTAGCATTGAGATAAGAGAAGACCAACCTGTGGGCTCCAGTGTAATACTTATGAATGCTACTGATCTTGATACTGGCTTCAATGGAAAGTTAGTGTATGTTATTTCCGGAGGTAATGAAGATAGTAGTTTCATTGTTGATATGGAAAGAGGAGTGTTGAAAATTTTATCTCCCCTTGACCGAGAAGTAAAAGATAAATATACTCTAAATATTACTGTCTATGATCTTGGAATACCACAGAAGTCTGCCTGGCACCTTTTAGATATAACAATTCTGGATGCTAATGACAACCCACCAGAGTTCCTGCAAGACAGCTATTTTGTTGAAGTGAGTGAAAACAAAGAGCCAAACAGTGAAATAATTCAGATTGAAGCTACTGATAATGATTTGGGGGCTAATGGAGAAGTGAAATATTCTCTTCTTACAGATACAGACAAGTTTACTATTAATGCTGTGACAGGAGTTGTGAAAGTTGTAGGGGTTCTGGATCGTGAAGAACAGCATGTCTATTTCTTGAAAATAGAGGCTAGGGACCAACCTACTGAAGAACCTCAACTATTTTCAACAGTTATTTTGAAAGTGTCTGTAGAAGATGTTAATGACAATCCTCCTAAGTTTATTCCTTCAAATTATCATGTGAAAATTCGAGAAGATCTTCCTGAGGGAACTATTATTACATGGCTAGAAGCCTACGATCCTGATTTAGGCCAGTCAAGTCAAGTACGATACAGTCTTTTGGACAGTGGAGATGGCACCTTTGATGTTGACAAACTAAGTGGAGCAATACGTATTGTACAAAGACTGGATTATGAAAAGAAACAACTTTATAACTTGACTGTGCGGGCCAAGGACAAAGGAAAGCCCATTTCATTGTCCTCTACGTGTTACGTTGAGGTTGAGATAGTTGATGTGAATGAAAACTTGCACCCTCCACGGTTCTCTATATTTGCAGATAAAGGGTTTATAAAAGAAGATGCCCCTGTTGGCTCCTCAGTAATGACCGTATCTGCTTATGATGAAGATGCAGGACGAGATGGGGAGATTAGATATTCCATCAGAGATGGATCTGGTATAGGAGTTTTTCGAATAGATGAAGAAAAAG